Sequence from the Enhydrobacter sp. genome:
TGTCGATCGGTTGTCGTCCAGCCGGCTTTTCCGTGAGCTTCGACACGTCGAGATCGCCGTAAGCCGCCAGCATCAGGGTGCGCGGGATCGGCGTGGCAGTCATCACCAGCAGGTCGACCGCCCGGGCCTTGGACGAGAGTGCCATGCGCTGGGTCACGCCGAAACGATGCTGCTCGTCGACAACAGCGAGGGCGAGGTCGGAGAACTCGACGTCCTCCTGGACGAGTGCGTGAGTGCCGACGACCAGCCGGATCGAGCCGTCGGCCAGACCCGCCAGCGTCTCCTTGCGCTGACGCTGGCCGTTGCGACCCGTCAGCAGCGCCACCGTCATGCCAGCCGCCTCCGCCAGCGGTGCGATAGTGGCGTGATGCTGACGGGCCAGCAACTCCGTCGGCGCCATCAGCGCGGCCTGCGCGTCGGACTCGGCGGCGATCAGCATGGCCAGGAAGGCCACCAGCGTCTTGCCGCTGCCGACGTCGCCCTGGAGCAGGCGAACCATGCGCTCGGGCTTGGCCATATCGGCCGCGACCTCGGCGAGCGCGAAGGTCTGGCTGCCGGTCAGTCGGTAGGGAAGGGCATCGAGCACGCGCTTCTGCAGTACACCGGTTCCCCAGGTCACGCGTCCCGCGAGCGTGCGCTGATGATGTCGAACCAGGGCAATCGCGAGCTGGCTCGCCAGCAGTTCGTCAAAGGCGAGCCGCGCCCGCGCCGGAGATTGCGGCGACAGGTCGTTCGGCTCTTGCGGCGCATGAACGGCAGCGAGCGAGGACTTCCAGTCGCTCCACTTCCGGCGTGCGAGGAAGGCCCTGTCTTGCCATTCCTCGAGGGGCGGCGCGCGTTCGATCGCGGCGGCAATCGCCTTCTGCAGCGGCCTTTGCGTGAGACCGGCCGTGAGGCCGTAGACTGGCTCGACGCGCAGGATGGAATCGCGTTCGGCGAGGGGCACGACATGATCGGGGTGGGTGATCTGGGCTTCACCTTGGTAGATCTCGATCTTTCCACTGACGACGCGCACCTCGCCGGGCGGCAGCAGCTTCTTCAGGTAGTCCTCGCGTCCATTG
This genomic interval carries:
- the recG gene encoding ATP-dependent DNA helicase RecG — translated: MRPQNLTPLFAQATALPGIGPRLGKLVEKIAGPQVVDLLWHLPTAVIDRRNAPDVINAVAGEVATITVTVDQHHVPHNPRQPYRVWCSDETGRLCLTYFNGREDYLKKLLPPGEVRVVSGKIEIYQGEAQITHPDHVVPLAERDSILRVEPVYGLTAGLTQRPLQKAIAAAIERAPPLEEWQDRAFLARRKWSDWKSSLAAVHAPQEPNDLSPQSPARARLAFDELLASQLAIALVRHHQRTLAGRVTWGTGVLQKRVLDALPYRLTGSQTFALAEVAADMAKPERMVRLLQGDVGSGKTLVAFLAMLIAAESDAQAALMAPTELLARQHHATIAPLAEAAGMTVALLTGRNGQRQRKETLAGLADGSIRLVVGTHALVQEDVEFSDLALAVVDEQHRFGVTQRMALSSKARAVDLLVMTATPIPRTLMLAAYGDLDVSKLTEKPAGRQPIDTRAVPLERIGEVVDGVGRAVAGGARVYWVCPLIEESEDVDLANAEERFQQLGARFPGKVGLIHGRLKSAEREAAMAAFADGRLSILVATTVIEVGVDVPAATVMIVEHAERFGLAQLHQLRGRVGRGTAKSSCLLLYAQPLGETAKARLAIMRETEDGFRIAEEDLRLRGAGELLGTRQSGLPDMRLADLAAHAELLQVARDDARLVIERDPDLETERGAALRALLYLLRRDDAVRTLRAG